The following coding sequences lie in one Enterococcus sp. 9E7_DIV0242 genomic window:
- a CDS encoding DUF1934 domain-containing protein: MDLTQGTDVSIQLKTEVKQGGETKDFFFDLTGQIVKIGDTLYIRYKEVLEEGQETPVTIKVEPDGKIQLIRSGELRMRLKFGYRERLETTYRTPYGLFEITTFTHNLRFSLKDQPVSGSIVIDYDLYSQSERVGEYHLELEFTA, translated from the coding sequence ATGGATTTAACACAAGGAACAGATGTTTCTATTCAATTGAAAACAGAAGTAAAGCAAGGGGGAGAAACGAAAGATTTCTTCTTTGACTTGACTGGTCAAATCGTAAAGATTGGCGATACACTTTATATCCGCTATAAAGAAGTGCTGGAAGAAGGCCAGGAAACACCTGTAACTATCAAAGTCGAACCAGATGGGAAAATTCAACTGATTCGCTCAGGAGAGTTGCGGATGCGCTTAAAATTTGGCTATCGCGAGCGGCTGGAAACTACATATCGGACACCTTATGGACTCTTTGAAATCACTACATTTACACATAACTTGAGATTTAGCCTGAAGGACCAGCCTGTTTCAGGATCGATCGTTATTGACTACGATCTTTATTCTCAAAGTGAAAGAGTTGGAGAATACCATTTAGAGTTGGAATTTACTGCATAA
- a CDS encoding sugar-binding transcriptional regulator codes for MRISEDRRKLLKVATLYYDTGLTQAEIARKMSISRPVISKMLQQAKEDGIVKVSIHDDSAYAVKLSLELADRYQLDEVIIVPDNDYSPELKIKRKVSEVAADYLGSILEPNMSIGLSWGTTLADVIDALPFYSFPMIDVCPLVGGVSSEHLYYDTNHLAFRLSEKLNCRCQYAYFPALAESGELADVLNKSEMLQTAMNHAMKVDLAIIGVGNPTKHSTWNELGYFDEQNMLNIKQDSIKGDAVASLFDKNGQTVNNTISRRMLGIKVEDLTGIPKVMVIGSGKEKAESIHPLLMGNYCSILVTDQIAAEALLAM; via the coding sequence ATGAGAATCAGTGAAGATCGTCGGAAATTATTGAAGGTTGCGACCCTTTATTATGATACTGGACTGACACAGGCAGAAATTGCCAGAAAAATGTCCATTTCCCGTCCGGTGATTTCCAAAATGCTGCAACAGGCAAAAGAGGACGGTATCGTCAAGGTATCGATTCACGATGACTCTGCATACGCGGTCAAGCTCAGCTTAGAGCTGGCTGACCGCTATCAGTTGGATGAAGTGATCATTGTTCCTGACAATGATTATAGTCCTGAATTGAAAATAAAAAGAAAAGTCAGTGAAGTAGCTGCTGATTATTTGGGAAGCATTTTAGAACCGAATATGTCCATTGGCTTATCTTGGGGGACTACATTGGCAGATGTGATCGATGCACTGCCTTTTTATTCGTTTCCAATGATTGATGTGTGTCCGCTTGTTGGCGGTGTATCCAGTGAACATTTGTACTATGATACGAATCATTTGGCTTTTCGTTTATCTGAAAAGCTGAATTGTCGTTGTCAGTATGCCTATTTTCCGGCATTAGCAGAAAGTGGAGAGTTGGCGGATGTCCTAAACAAAAGTGAGATGCTGCAAACCGCAATGAATCATGCAATGAAGGTTGACTTGGCAATTATTGGTGTGGGAAATCCAACAAAGCACTCAACTTGGAACGAGTTAGGTTATTTTGATGAACAGAATATGTTGAACATCAAGCAAGACAGCATCAAAGGTGATGCAGTAGCATCATTATTTGACAAAAATGGTCAAACAGTGAACAATACAATTAGTAGACGCATGCTTGGAATAAAGGTGGAAGACCTAACGGGTATTCCTAAAGTCATGGTGATCGGCAGTGGGAAAGAAAAAGCGGAAAGTATCCATCCGTTGTTAATGGGCAACTACTGTTCGATTTTAGTCACAGATCAAATTGCCGCCGAAGCATTGCTTGCGATGTGA
- a CDS encoding alpha-ketoacid dehydrogenase subunit beta encodes MRSITYLEAVNEALDEALQADPKVFLLGEDIGVYGGGFGATQGLQEKYGAERVRETPISESAIAGVAVGAAMTGMRPIMELQFSDFITVAMDQLVNQAAKIHYMYGGKASVPMVMRTAGGSGTGAAAQHSQSLENWMAHIPGLKVIQPSNAYDAKGLLHAAIEDENPVMFYEHKLLYKTEMDVPEAKYTLPIGKAAIKHEGQDVTIVATGIMVEKALEAATILEKEGMSLEVIDPRTLVPLDKETILSSVAKNKRVIVATEAVKNSGFSAELAAVIAESEISRQLLHPIVRLGGEFVPMPAQRILEEMATPQVETIVQAVRQMMKEG; translated from the coding sequence ATGCGATCTATTACCTATCTGGAAGCAGTAAATGAAGCACTAGATGAAGCGCTACAAGCTGACCCAAAGGTATTTTTATTAGGGGAAGACATTGGTGTTTATGGTGGCGGTTTTGGTGCAACTCAAGGGCTGCAAGAAAAATATGGTGCAGAGCGAGTTCGAGAAACACCAATCTCTGAGAGTGCTATAGCTGGTGTAGCTGTGGGAGCGGCAATGACTGGAATGCGACCGATTATGGAACTGCAATTTTCTGATTTTATTACGGTTGCTATGGACCAGCTAGTTAACCAAGCAGCGAAAATTCATTATATGTATGGAGGGAAAGCCAGTGTTCCAATGGTGATGCGCACTGCCGGAGGCTCTGGTACCGGTGCAGCAGCACAGCATTCTCAAAGTTTGGAAAACTGGATGGCACATATTCCCGGATTAAAGGTGATTCAACCGTCGAATGCCTATGATGCAAAGGGCTTGCTTCATGCCGCAATCGAAGACGAGAATCCTGTGATGTTCTATGAACATAAACTACTTTATAAGACAGAAATGGACGTACCTGAAGCGAAGTATACTCTGCCGATCGGCAAAGCAGCTATTAAACATGAAGGCCAAGATGTAACTATAGTTGCGACGGGAATTATGGTAGAGAAGGCGTTGGAGGCCGCTACGATTTTAGAAAAAGAAGGAATGAGCTTGGAGGTCATTGATCCGCGGACTTTAGTCCCCTTGGATAAAGAGACGATTTTGTCTTCTGTCGCAAAAAATAAGCGCGTAATCGTTGCGACAGAAGCAGTCAAGAATAGCGGATTCAGCGCAGAGCTTGCCGCGGTGATTGCTGAATCCGAAATCAGCAGACAGTTGCTTCACCCAATTGTTCGACTTGGAGGTGAATTTGTCCCAATGCCGGCTCAGCGAATCCTTGAAGAAATGGCGACACCGCAAGTAGAAACGATTGTTCAGGCAGTCAGACAAATGATGAAAGAGGGATAA
- a CDS encoding thiamine pyrophosphate-dependent dehydrogenase E1 component subunit alpha, which yields MVYLMGQSKNADVYPVNILKAYKEMWEIRVFEEAIQELFDKGKMYGTMHLCIGQEATAVGGAGMLRESDWMLSTHRNHGHAIAKGTDRRAMFAEMLGKKTGTNKGKGGSMHIADLDVGNLGSNGIVGGNFPIAAGAALSAKMNHTEQVVLCYAGDGATNEGSFHEALNLASIWQLPVVYLIENNQYGMSSAIERMINIDRLSERSKSYGIEGVTIDGNDLFEVNQAVGAAVEKARRGGGPTLIEAITYRYKGHSKSDKLVYRSEEECRYWMENHDPILRLEHYIVKENLAEKAELEEIASTVRYETDKMVRSVLTDPEPTPEELWMDVYKEGGQA from the coding sequence ATGGTATATCTAATGGGTCAATCAAAAAATGCAGATGTCTATCCTGTGAATATTTTGAAAGCATATAAAGAGATGTGGGAAATACGTGTTTTTGAAGAAGCTATTCAAGAACTATTTGATAAAGGAAAAATGTATGGCACGATGCATTTATGTATCGGACAGGAAGCAACTGCGGTCGGTGGAGCAGGGATGTTAAGAGAGAGTGATTGGATGTTATCTACTCATCGCAATCATGGACATGCGATTGCCAAGGGAACGGATCGTCGCGCGATGTTCGCCGAAATGCTTGGAAAGAAAACCGGGACAAACAAAGGGAAAGGCGGCAGCATGCATATTGCTGATCTTGATGTAGGGAATCTTGGGTCGAACGGTATTGTTGGCGGCAACTTTCCTATTGCTGCCGGTGCAGCTCTTAGTGCAAAGATGAACCATACAGAGCAGGTGGTTCTTTGTTACGCCGGAGACGGTGCGACCAATGAAGGAAGCTTCCATGAAGCGCTGAACTTGGCTTCTATCTGGCAGCTGCCGGTCGTTTATCTGATTGAAAATAATCAGTATGGAATGAGTAGTGCTATTGAGCGAATGATCAATATCGATCGTTTATCTGAGCGTAGTAAGAGCTATGGAATCGAGGGAGTAACGATTGATGGCAATGATTTATTTGAAGTCAATCAAGCGGTCGGTGCAGCAGTTGAGAAGGCTCGCAGAGGCGGTGGCCCAACCTTGATCGAAGCAATCACGTATCGTTATAAAGGCCACTCAAAATCAGACAAATTGGTTTATCGTTCGGAAGAGGAATGCCGCTATTGGATGGAAAACCATGATCCTATCTTGCGATTGGAACATTATATAGTAAAAGAAAATTTAGCTGAAAAAGCTGAGTTAGAAGAAATAGCTTCAACTGTTCGTTATGAGACGGATAAAATGGTTCGTTCTGTATTGACTGACCCTGAGCCTACTCCAGAAGAACTTTGGATGGATGTCTATAAAGAAGGAGGTCAGGCTTGA
- a CDS encoding lipoate--protein ligase family protein, producing MNELAQFYSEKNVLLLNQELLTAEDKLAPFALTDALVAFSEQHQQPILHFWQLDQTMILGMKDTRVPFLSDGLSSLRNNGYDAVVRNSGGLGVIADKGTLNASLILPQPSDHKFTIDEGYIFMWQWIRLAFEQSGKDIEAYEISTSYCPGTFDLSIGGKKFAGIAQRRVKNGLAIMAYLSIEGEQQLRGETVQEFYRSGLKNEFGTNGYPAVDPTVMKNLASLLEIPLTIKTAKERLLTAFQAAANLTIEKRGLSDWMVLPTFKQDYLKQLEKMRQRNQQLKEDH from the coding sequence ATGAATGAATTGGCTCAGTTTTATTCTGAAAAAAATGTCCTATTATTGAATCAGGAACTTCTGACAGCAGAGGACAAATTAGCACCTTTTGCTTTAACAGATGCATTGGTTGCTTTTTCAGAGCAGCACCAGCAACCGATTTTGCATTTCTGGCAACTAGATCAGACTATGATATTAGGGATGAAGGATACCCGTGTCCCTTTTCTTTCTGATGGGCTATCTTCTCTGAGAAACAATGGCTATGATGCGGTTGTCCGTAACTCAGGAGGTTTAGGAGTCATCGCTGACAAAGGGACCTTGAATGCTTCACTGATTCTTCCACAGCCTTCCGATCATAAATTTACGATCGATGAAGGCTATATTTTTATGTGGCAATGGATTCGATTAGCTTTCGAACAAAGTGGAAAAGACATTGAGGCCTACGAGATCAGTACCTCCTATTGTCCAGGCACCTTTGATTTAAGTATCGGAGGGAAAAAATTTGCTGGAATTGCTCAACGTAGAGTAAAAAACGGATTGGCTATTATGGCGTACCTTAGTATTGAAGGTGAGCAGCAGCTCCGCGGAGAAACCGTTCAGGAATTTTATCGTTCAGGATTGAAAAACGAGTTCGGGACAAACGGCTATCCGGCTGTTGACCCTACTGTCATGAAAAATCTAGCAAGCTTGTTAGAGATACCTTTGACTATAAAAACAGCAAAAGAAAGATTATTGACAGCTTTTCAAGCCGCTGCCAATCTGACCATAGAAAAGCGAGGACTTTCTGACTGGATGGTTCTTCCTACATTCAAACAGGATTACCTCAAACAATTAGAAAAAATGCGCCAGCGAAATCAGCAGCTTAAGGAGGATCACTAA
- a CDS encoding HD domain-containing protein: MTYSYKNQYLPIEKVFRDPVHNYIHVQHQVILDLIDSAEFQRLRRIKQLGTSSLTFHGAEHSRFAHSLGVYEITRRICDIFQRNYSSEQLGEDGWNDEERLVALCAALLHDVGHGPYSHTFEHIFQTDHEKFTVAIITSPETEVFQILNRVSADFPEKVASVITKEYPNPQVVQMISSQIDADRMDYLLRDAYFTGTEYGTFDLTRILRVIRPYKGGIAFTMNGMHAVEDYIVSRYQMYVQVYFHPVSRGMEVILDHLLHRAKELYEEQPEDYLLHSRLLVPFFKGSYTLQEYLRLDDGVLSTYFTQWSELGDSVLTDLTKRFLMRKPLKSAKFSKESDKKIIEHLTTLIEKVGFNPKYYTAINSSYDLPYDFYRPEKNSHRTQIEIIQKDGTLVELSKVSQLVAALAGQGQGDQRFYFPKEMLQPTKEQHLDLFEETYREFQSFIRNGAIIEQTDN; this comes from the coding sequence ATGACATATTCTTATAAAAATCAGTATTTACCGATTGAAAAAGTCTTTCGCGATCCAGTCCACAACTATATCCATGTGCAGCATCAAGTGATTTTGGACCTAATTGACTCCGCAGAGTTTCAACGCTTACGTAGAATCAAGCAGTTGGGAACCTCTTCTCTGACCTTTCATGGGGCAGAGCATAGTCGATTTGCTCACTCTCTTGGCGTGTATGAAATAACCAGAAGAATTTGTGATATTTTTCAACGAAATTATTCTTCTGAACAGCTAGGAGAAGATGGCTGGAATGATGAGGAACGGCTTGTTGCATTATGTGCAGCCTTACTGCATGATGTCGGACATGGACCATACTCTCATACCTTCGAACACATTTTCCAGACAGATCACGAAAAATTCACAGTAGCAATTATTACTTCACCGGAGACTGAGGTCTTTCAGATTTTGAATCGCGTTTCAGCGGATTTTCCTGAAAAAGTTGCCAGTGTGATCACGAAAGAGTACCCAAATCCTCAGGTTGTTCAAATGATTTCAAGTCAGATTGATGCGGATCGCATGGACTACCTTTTACGGGATGCTTATTTTACCGGTACAGAGTACGGAACGTTTGATTTAACCCGGATTTTGAGAGTGATTCGCCCGTATAAAGGCGGGATTGCTTTTACTATGAATGGAATGCATGCAGTTGAGGACTATATTGTTAGTCGTTATCAGATGTATGTCCAGGTCTATTTCCATCCCGTTTCCAGAGGAATGGAAGTGATTCTTGACCATTTGCTCCATCGAGCAAAAGAGCTTTATGAAGAACAACCAGAGGATTATCTGCTTCATTCCAGACTATTGGTCCCTTTTTTTAAAGGAAGCTATACACTTCAAGAATACTTAAGATTGGACGATGGTGTTTTAAGTACGTATTTCACTCAATGGAGTGAGCTTGGAGATTCTGTTCTGACAGATTTAACGAAGCGATTTTTGATGCGTAAACCATTAAAGTCAGCCAAATTTTCAAAAGAGAGTGATAAGAAAATCATTGAACATTTGACAACGCTCATTGAAAAAGTTGGCTTCAATCCAAAATATTATACCGCGATCAATTCAAGCTATGATCTTCCCTATGACTTTTATCGTCCGGAAAAGAACAGTCACCGAACACAGATAGAAATCATCCAGAAGGACGGCACCTTAGTAGAGTTGTCTAAAGTCAGTCAGCTCGTTGCTGCTCTGGCGGGACAAGGACAGGGAGATCAACGGTTCTACTTCCCGAAAGAAATGCTGCAGCCGACAAAGGAACAGCATTTGGATCTATTCGAAGAGACCTATAGAGAATTTCAGTCGTTCATCCGTAACGGCGCAATCATCGAACAGACAGACAATTAA
- the yidA gene encoding sugar-phosphatase, with protein sequence MAIKLVAIDIDGTLLDSNRNLTGGVKEAVRKANEQGVYIVLCTGRPLPGVEPILKELDLYKENDYVITYNGSLVQATKSKEVISQYTLPYEDFLDIELMSRKVGSHLHMSDEHSIYTFNRDIGKYTVHEAYLVDMPLRYRTVEEITPDINVIKMMMIDEPEILDVAISKIPDSFKEKYTTVKSTEFYYEILNKEASKGAALQKLAAHLNIPIEETMAIGDNENDLSMIEVAGVGAAMGNATESIKDAADILLGTNDKDGVAEALNNYVLND encoded by the coding sequence ATGGCAATTAAACTAGTAGCAATCGACATTGACGGCACACTGCTGGATTCCAACCGAAACCTGACTGGCGGCGTAAAAGAAGCGGTCAGAAAAGCAAACGAACAAGGTGTCTACATCGTATTATGTACAGGCCGCCCGTTACCGGGGGTAGAACCGATTCTTAAGGAACTGGATCTTTATAAAGAAAATGATTATGTCATCACCTATAACGGTTCATTGGTTCAAGCAACAAAATCTAAGGAGGTTATTTCTCAATACACGCTTCCTTATGAAGACTTTTTAGATATTGAATTGATGTCTCGAAAAGTTGGCAGTCATTTACACATGAGTGATGAGCACTCAATTTATACCTTCAACAGAGATATTGGAAAATACACTGTTCATGAAGCTTATCTAGTAGATATGCCGCTAAGATATCGCACAGTAGAAGAAATCACGCCAGATATCAATGTCATCAAAATGATGATGATCGATGAGCCTGAGATCCTAGATGTTGCTATCAGTAAAATCCCGGATAGCTTCAAAGAAAAATATACGACTGTTAAAAGTACAGAATTCTATTATGAAATTCTAAACAAAGAAGCAAGCAAAGGAGCCGCTCTTCAGAAGCTGGCTGCCCATCTGAATATTCCGATTGAAGAAACAATGGCAATCGGCGACAATGAAAACGACCTGTCTATGATTGAAGTAGCCGGTGTAGGAGCTGCAATGGGCAATGCAACAGAATCAATCAAGGACGCAGCAGATATCTTATTAGGAACTAATGATAAAGATGGTGTCGCAGAAGCGTTGAATAATTATGTATTGAACGATTAA
- a CDS encoding BglG family transcription antiterminator translates to MISDERGRRVVNYLLERSIHNVEELETQTKLTRRQLEYSLDKINEWLSENGEMPLKIENNRIVVSEKNREHFFTHLEKRLPAKDYWMNSEERIKYLFLLLFYFYEDYFSVNHFVDAFGVGKTTIINDLKKLNMELAQQAISVEYSRKMGYHLVGSEASIRYYLMKMILWDFTEHQSTFIYDLFIEKNDLADFKETKQLVEEKLEKYSITFVENRLTEFIYTFIFLKQRISSEELVTEKQYKAAAMIPMKEYQFSDELLKSYGISNQEAILYVCSWILGLSIGKPDKMTKDYETIMDLVKRISIRFEALSGIRFSDEEKVVRQLYAHFRPAYYRLLFKLPIINPLNVKIKEEYNELYGIVEEALKPIASLFEEPVPEDEVAFLTMHFASLCSSAEDRQYSKKVALIVCPNGIGSSSILYTELKALFPELSFIGPVETNKVETLDDSYDLIFSTVPNVRLFYTKKLVYVVSPIMSTTEKYRLISDVYTHIGNFNFKIPRVDKLLTIIDKYGQIENRDGLEKELADYLIQGEEPSVEVPDEGPRLDQITAPDMIQTNVKAGNWEEAIRLSAAPLLKNRKISRDYIETMIQTAKDEGPYMVIAKHVALPHARPEEGALDLGISITVLDYPIIFGSKENDPVKYIFCLSAPRNNRHLNAMAELVNLLDDQHFYELLDSTSDPQKIYAYICKQSELLHSED, encoded by the coding sequence ATGATTAGTGACGAACGGGGGAGAAGGGTAGTAAACTATTTGCTTGAACGATCGATACATAATGTGGAAGAATTGGAAACTCAGACGAAGCTTACCAGAAGGCAATTGGAGTATTCCTTAGACAAGATCAATGAATGGCTAAGTGAAAATGGCGAGATGCCGCTCAAAATCGAGAATAATCGAATTGTCGTGTCCGAGAAAAACAGAGAACATTTTTTTACACATCTTGAAAAACGGCTTCCTGCCAAAGATTATTGGATGAACAGTGAAGAACGAATCAAATACTTATTTTTGCTCTTATTCTATTTTTATGAGGACTATTTTTCTGTGAACCATTTCGTTGATGCTTTCGGTGTCGGGAAAACGACGATCATCAATGACTTAAAAAAGTTGAATATGGAGTTGGCCCAACAAGCTATTTCAGTCGAGTATTCAAGGAAAATGGGGTACCATCTTGTCGGCAGTGAAGCAAGTATCCGTTATTACCTAATGAAGATGATTCTTTGGGATTTCACGGAACATCAGTCTACCTTCATTTATGATCTATTTATTGAAAAAAATGATCTAGCAGATTTCAAGGAAACGAAACAGTTGGTAGAAGAAAAGCTGGAGAAGTACTCGATCACATTTGTAGAAAACCGTCTGACGGAATTCATTTATACGTTCATTTTCTTGAAACAGCGTATTTCTTCTGAGGAGCTAGTTACTGAGAAGCAATACAAAGCAGCTGCGATGATTCCTATGAAGGAATACCAATTTTCCGATGAACTGCTAAAAAGCTATGGCATTTCCAATCAAGAAGCTATTCTATATGTTTGCTCGTGGATCTTAGGTCTTTCGATTGGAAAACCGGATAAAATGACAAAGGATTATGAAACGATCATGGATTTGGTTAAACGAATCAGTATCCGTTTTGAAGCGTTATCGGGTATTCGTTTTTCGGATGAAGAAAAGGTAGTACGTCAACTGTATGCTCATTTTCGGCCAGCCTATTATCGATTGCTGTTCAAGCTGCCGATTATTAATCCTTTAAATGTGAAAATCAAGGAAGAGTACAACGAATTATATGGGATTGTGGAGGAAGCGTTGAAGCCGATTGCCTCTCTATTTGAAGAACCTGTTCCGGAAGATGAAGTTGCTTTTTTGACCATGCATTTTGCCTCTCTCTGTTCAAGCGCAGAAGACCGCCAGTATTCTAAAAAGGTCGCATTGATCGTTTGTCCCAATGGTATTGGTAGCTCATCCATTCTTTATACTGAATTGAAAGCTCTGTTTCCGGAGCTGTCATTTATTGGACCTGTTGAGACGAATAAAGTAGAAACTCTGGATGATTCATATGATTTGATTTTCTCCACTGTTCCGAATGTGCGTCTGTTTTATACAAAAAAGTTGGTGTATGTCGTAAGCCCAATTATGAGCACAACAGAAAAATATCGATTAATCAGTGATGTCTATACCCATATTGGTAATTTCAATTTTAAAATACCTCGAGTGGACAAGTTGTTGACGATCATTGATAAATATGGCCAGATTGAGAATAGGGATGGGCTTGAAAAGGAGCTGGCCGATTACTTGATTCAAGGGGAAGAGCCCTCAGTAGAGGTGCCTGATGAGGGTCCACGCTTAGATCAGATTACAGCTCCGGACATGATCCAGACCAATGTAAAGGCAGGAAACTGGGAGGAGGCTATCCGACTTTCGGCTGCTCCGTTGTTGAAAAATCGAAAAATCAGTCGTGACTATATAGAGACAATGATCCAAACTGCAAAAGATGAGGGACCATACATGGTTATTGCCAAGCATGTAGCACTACCGCACGCCCGTCCGGAAGAAGGAGCATTGGATTTAGGTATCAGTATCACAGTATTGGATTATCCCATCATTTTTGGCAGTAAAGAAAACGATCCGGTCAAATATATATTTTGCTTGTCTGCGCCAAGAAACAATCGTCATTTGAACGCGATGGCTGAACTGGTGAATTTATTAGATGATCAGCATTTCTATGAATTGCTGGATTCTACGAGTGATCCTCAGAAGATTTATGCGTATATATGCAAACAATCGGAGCTTTTGCATAGTGAAGATTGA
- a CDS encoding ketohydroxyglutarate aldolase, translating into MYRNNILARILKTKIMAIVRVETIERAVEIAEGCLAGGVDCLEISYTLPNAGEVIAALNERYGDRLVIGAGTVLDSETARLAILSGAKFVIAPNYKEEVCRLCNRYQIPYMPGCTSMTEMVEAMEAGAAMIKAFPISGYYGSSLVPTLKTPLPYMPILSSGGVTLANVKTWAETAIDCIGVGSLLTKGTVEEIAANAKALKAAFS; encoded by the coding sequence ATGTATCGAAACAACATATTGGCTCGTATTTTAAAAACGAAAATCATGGCAATCGTCCGTGTAGAAACAATTGAACGTGCGGTAGAGATCGCGGAAGGGTGTTTGGCTGGCGGCGTGGATTGTCTGGAAATCAGCTATACATTACCTAATGCCGGTGAAGTGATCGCCGCGCTTAACGAACGATATGGTGATCGGTTGGTAATAGGTGCCGGAACTGTGTTAGATAGTGAAACCGCCCGATTGGCGATACTGTCCGGAGCAAAGTTTGTGATTGCACCGAATTACAAGGAAGAAGTTTGCCGCTTGTGTAACAGGTACCAGATTCCTTACATGCCTGGCTGTACCAGTATGACAGAGATGGTTGAGGCGATGGAAGCAGGAGCGGCTATGATCAAAGCCTTTCCGATATCTGGTTACTACGGATCAAGTCTGGTGCCGACACTAAAAACTCCATTGCCGTATATGCCGATTTTATCATCTGGTGGAGTCACTTTGGCAAATGTCAAAACCTGGGCAGAAACAGCCATCGACTGTATTGGCGTGGGAAGTCTATTAACGAAGGGAACGGTTGAAGAAATTGCAGCGAATGCCAAAGCGCTGAAAGCAGCTTTTTCTTAG
- the dapA gene encoding 4-hydroxy-tetrahydrodipicolinate synthase, which translates to MEIKGIITAMVTPFDARGEISEQGTKDLIRYLLGKGIDGLFILGTNGEFHVLEEKEKLTFAQYVIDEVSGQVPVYVGTGGNSTKQVITLSKQMEQLGADALSVISPYFVPPTEHELVAHYTSIADAVTIPVLMYNIPKNTGVNITKEAVTVLARHENISGIKDSSGKLENMVSYIHAAKGQTFNVLSGSDSLILSGLKSGATGAVAATSNALPEIDKAIYQLWKDGELEEAEAMQQRIDPFRTVLKLGTIPSVLKAAVGIRGIDVGGARLPVQPLSPASLQQVESVMKMHYEE; encoded by the coding sequence TTGGAAATAAAGGGAATCATTACAGCGATGGTCACACCTTTTGATGCTAGAGGAGAAATAAGTGAGCAAGGAACGAAGGACTTGATCCGTTATTTACTTGGAAAAGGGATCGACGGATTGTTTATTTTAGGAACGAACGGAGAGTTTCATGTTTTAGAGGAAAAAGAAAAGCTGACATTTGCACAATATGTGATTGATGAAGTCAGCGGTCAGGTTCCAGTCTATGTTGGGACGGGCGGTAATAGTACAAAGCAAGTCATTACTCTGTCAAAACAAATGGAGCAATTGGGTGCAGATGCTTTATCTGTCATTTCTCCATATTTCGTTCCACCAACAGAGCATGAGCTAGTGGCTCATTATACATCGATTGCCGATGCGGTAACGATTCCTGTTCTGATGTATAATATCCCGAAAAATACAGGAGTGAATATTACCAAAGAAGCTGTTACGGTTCTAGCCAGACATGAAAATATTTCCGGAATCAAAGATAGCAGCGGTAAGTTGGAGAATATGGTGAGCTATATTCATGCAGCAAAAGGGCAAACCTTTAATGTTCTATCTGGTTCGGATTCACTGATTTTATCAGGATTAAAATCTGGTGCTACGGGGGCTGTTGCAGCTACATCTAATGCACTTCCTGAAATTGACAAGGCTATCTACCAGCTTTGGAAGGATGGGGAATTAGAAGAGGCGGAAGCGATGCAACAACGAATCGACCCTTTTCGAACAGTCCTGAAGCTAGGAACGATCCCGTCTGTTCTCAAGGCTGCTGTTGGAATAAGAGGAATTGATGTTGGCGGTGCGAGATTACCCGTTCAACCACTATCACCTGCGTCTCTTCAGCAGGTTGAATCAGTAATGAAAATGCACTATGAAGAATAA
- a CDS encoding KpsF/GutQ family sugar-phosphate isomerase produces the protein MDQTLKSFFDTTSEEIQRFMQDVSAEQLHKAKDMVLEAEKKGGRVHITGIGKPGHVAEYIASLFSSVGTPAYFLDATEAIHGSSGQVMPNDIVISISNSGETEELKRTITTLKNNGARIISVTGGEESWLSKNSDCVLFAKVEQEGDSLNKPPRASIIIEVFVLQSLSILLQEAKKLTLREYVQWHPGGTLGKSLVSEK, from the coding sequence ATGGATCAAACACTGAAAAGCTTTTTTGATACAACCTCGGAAGAAATTCAACGATTTATGCAGGATGTTTCGGCGGAGCAACTGCATAAAGCAAAAGACATGGTTCTGGAAGCCGAAAAAAAGGGTGGTCGCGTTCACATCACTGGGATTGGCAAACCGGGCCATGTGGCAGAGTATATTGCTTCCCTATTTTCCTCTGTAGGAACGCCGGCATACTTTTTAGATGCGACCGAGGCGATTCATGGATCATCAGGGCAGGTTATGCCAAATGATATCGTTATTTCCATTTCCAATAGCGGAGAGACGGAAGAACTGAAACGAACAATCACGACCTTAAAAAACAACGGAGCAAGAATTATTTCAGTTACAGGAGGCGAAGAGTCGTGGCTCTCAAAAAACAGTGACTGTGTTCTGTTTGCAAAAGTTGAGCAGGAAGGCGATAGCTTAAATAAACCGCCAAGAGCGTCGATCATCATTGAAGTATTTGTTCTACAATCCTTAAGTATATTGCTTCAGGAAGCGAAAAAATTGACGTTAAGAGAATATGTTCAGTGGCATCCGGGCGGCACTTTAGGGAAATCACTCGTTTCAGAAAAATGA